Within the Methanomicrobium sp. W14 genome, the region CTGAAAAACGTCCTCCGTGTCTCGGGTATGTTTGTCCTTCGCGCCTCCAGAAATCAGGGGTATCGGATGAATACGAGCATGTATCGTTTATTTCGGCGATTACGTCCTCTTCTCCTATGACGAATGCAGCTCCGCCTGCTGCTGCGGTGTATTCAAGGGCATCCCCGGGAGCTCCCTGTGCTATATCCGATCCTATTGCAATCCCGTATTTTATCATGCCGCTTTTTACAAGACCCATGCATGTCTGTATTCCGGCGGTTCCTGCTTTACACGCGAATTCGTAGTCTGCCGCTGTCATCAAAGGGGTTGCTCCTATCGCCTCTCCCACTGTAACTGATGTCGGCTTTACAGCATATGGGTGCGATTCGCTGCCCACGTAAATAGCACCGATATCCTCGGGGTCTATCTCCCTTCTGTCAAGAGCGTATCTTGCAGCGTTTACAGCTATTGTAAGCGTATCTTCGTCAAGGTCAGGGACTGATTTTTCCGTCACACCTAGTCCTTTGGCGATTTCGGCGCCGTTTGCACCCCATACCCGCGCTATTTCTTCTGTTTTTATGCGGAATTTTGGAATGTATGCACCGTATGTTAGAATTCCTACCATGGTTCTTCCCTCAGTACTTTGACAATCCTGTCTGTATCCATTTCTGTCGTAAAAAGTGTAATTTTGTCTCTTAAAGCGAGTTCAGGGACTATGGGGTGAATTTTTTCGGGTGTTATACCCTGAAGAATTACACAGCGCGGCTTGAATGGAGTGACCCGGATTGCTATCATAGGCGATTTGCCTGTAGATACGTTTGTAAAAATAAGTGCTCTCTCTGTGCTCCAGCCGTAAATCTTGTTGAATTCCGGAGCGGACAGAGATACTATGGCATTCAGACTGTTGACAACCGTATAACCGTAGATTCTGTGATCAGTTGAGCCTTCAATAAGCCTGCAGTCTATTGAATCACAAAAACTTTTGAGCGGAATGGAAGTGTCATAGTCGTGCATGTCATAAATAACGTCATCATCAAAATCGCTGTAGAGAATATTGGCGTACTTTTTCATGTACCTGCCCCCGTTCTCCTCATCGATTTTGAGAATTGTTTCAACAATCCTTCCGACTACTGCTGTTCCGGGACTTTTCCTTCTGCCACCTTCGTAGTCTGAAATGACAGACGGTGAAAACCCGAGTTTTTCTGCCAGAACTCCCGGTGGAATGTTGAAATTCATTCTCCACTTTCTCAGGGCGTCGCCGGGTGATTCTGAAAGCGTAATCTCTCCTGCCATTTTTTCGGCAAGACGGTTCCGCAGTGCGGATTTCATATTATTATATGAGATTTTACTACATTATATAATTAGCGAATATCCATTCGTCATTTCACGAAAATTATTGACCTGAGAAGATTGTGTCAGATCAATACCCATATATGTTAAGCATATCATATGTGGTATGAGAATGATTACTGCAGAAGATCTTTTGTTTCTTAAAAAGATGGGCCTTATGGGCGGACTTAACGGTCAGGTTCTGGTCTCCTCTCAAAAACTTGCAGAGTCACTTAAAATGAGCCCCATGACTGTTTCCCGCAGGTTGTCATCACTTGAAAAAGAGAATTACATAGTAAGGTCTGTGAGACCTGACGGTCAGTATGTTGCAGTCACGCGTCTTGGCGAAGACGCTTTAAAACGGGAATACGCGGATTATAAAAAACTTTTTGAGGACAATTCGGGAACTCTGCTTATAGAGGGCGAAGTCATAAGCGGACTTGGTGAGGGCCGTTATTATGTCAGTATCCCCGGCTATGTGGACCAGTTCCGGAAAAAACTTGGTTTTGGACCTTATCCGGGGACTCTGAACCTGAAGATAGACCCGTTCAGTGTAAGTGTCAGGAAAAGGGCTGAGCTGCACAGCTGGGTCGATATAGAAGGATTTCAGGCTGATGACCGGACTTTTGGAAGTGCAAAATGCCTTCCGTGCAGAATAAACGGGTATAAATGCGCAATAATCGTTCCCGGCAGGTCACATTATCCTGACGACGTTATAGAGGTAATATCCGAGGTAAAACTTCGTGAGAAGATGAATCTTGAAGACGGCAACAGGGTAAAGGTTGAGGTTTGTATAAGATGATAGACGATGCAATTGAATCATTGAAAAACGGCGAATTTATTTTGATTTATGATTTTGCCGACAGAGAGGGAGAAACTGACTTTGCAATACGCTCTGATGCAATAAATCATGACAGCATCAGAAATATGAGAAACGATGCGGGAGGCCTCATCTGCACTTCGATACATTCGAAGGCTGCTGAAATTATGGGTCTTCCTTTTGCAAGCGACGTCTTAAGGCCGACCCATCTTGCGGAAAAAGACGGTGATATTCCTTATGACAGGGCAAACCACTCGTCATTCTCCCTGTGGGTTAATCACAAGGATACTTTTACAGGTGTTACTGATATAGACCGTGCACTGACTGCCAATAAACTCGCAGAGCATGTAAAGCACGCGATGAACAATGACCCTCTGGACTTTCCGGCAGAGTTCAGAACTCCGGGGCATATGGCGACTCTTCGTGCGAACGACAAACTTCTTGACGTAAGGCGCGGTCAGACCGAACTTTCAATAACTCTGGCTGAACTGGGAGGAATCAACCCATGCGTAACCATCTGTGAGATGCTTGACGACAGTACAGGAAGAGCTCTGAAAAAAGAAGATGCTATGAAATATGCCGATGATAACGGGCTTGTATTTATTGGCGGCGATGAAATAGTAAAGTTCTGGGAAGACAATAAAGTCTACTAAAAAAATAATTCCGCCACTTTCATTTTTTTGAAACAGGAAAGACTCCCAGGTTTGATATGCAGTAATTAAATCAATTTTAAAGGGAAAACCAAAATAATATATCCTACTCGGTCGTAATATAGAAATCAGGGTCGTATCTGGAATTTATTTCAGAGAATGGTGAATTAATCAGGAAAATTTTATTTGCCGGAGGAGGT harbors:
- a CDS encoding hydroxymethylglutaryl-CoA synthase, giving the protein MVGILTYGAYIPKFRIKTEEIARVWGANGAEIAKGLGVTEKSVPDLDEDTLTIAVNAARYALDRREIDPEDIGAIYVGSESHPYAVKPTSVTVGEAIGATPLMTAADYEFACKAGTAGIQTCMGLVKSGMIKYGIAIGSDIAQGAPGDALEYTAAAGGAAFVIGEEDVIAEINDTCSYSSDTPDFWRREGQTYPRHGGRFSGEPAYFKHVQSAAKLMMEKMGTKPSDYDYAIFHQPNAKFPRSAAKMLGFTSEQIKPGLVVPRLGNTYSGAVPVGLSATLDIAKSGDRIFVTSYGSGSGSDSFDITVTDAIESEIDRKAAPSVEELLDEKVYLDYAVYAKHKGKIVMQK
- a CDS encoding transcriptional regulator → MKSALRNRLAEKMAGEITLSESPGDALRKWRMNFNIPPGVLAEKLGFSPSVISDYEGGRRKSPGTAVVGRIVETILKIDEENGGRYMKKYANILYSDFDDDVIYDMHDYDTSIPLKSFCDSIDCRLIEGSTDHRIYGYTVVNSLNAIVSLSAPEFNKIYGWSTERALIFTNVSTGKSPMIAIRVTPFKPRCVILQGITPEKIHPIVPELALRDKITLFTTEMDTDRIVKVLREEPW
- a CDS encoding DUF120 domain-containing protein, encoding MITAEDLLFLKKMGLMGGLNGQVLVSSQKLAESLKMSPMTVSRRLSSLEKENYIVRSVRPDGQYVAVTRLGEDALKREYADYKKLFEDNSGTLLIEGEVISGLGEGRYYVSIPGYVDQFRKKLGFGPYPGTLNLKIDPFSVSVRKRAELHSWVDIEGFQADDRTFGSAKCLPCRINGYKCAIIVPGRSHYPDDVIEVISEVKLREKMNLEDGNRVKVEVCIR
- the ribB gene encoding 3,4-dihydroxy-2-butanone-4-phosphate synthase, with the protein product MIDDAIESLKNGEFILIYDFADREGETDFAIRSDAINHDSIRNMRNDAGGLICTSIHSKAAEIMGLPFASDVLRPTHLAEKDGDIPYDRANHSSFSLWVNHKDTFTGVTDIDRALTANKLAEHVKHAMNNDPLDFPAEFRTPGHMATLRANDKLLDVRRGQTELSITLAELGGINPCVTICEMLDDSTGRALKKEDAMKYADDNGLVFIGGDEIVKFWEDNKVY